The genomic window TGGCCGAGCCCCGCGACATTGCCGTGGCCGAAGATGCCCCAGGTCCCGGCGATCAGCCGGTGGCGTACGCCGTCGCGCTCGGTGTACTGCGCGGACAGGAACCGCACCAGCGCCTGGGCGACGGTCAGACGGCGGGTGGGCTGGGACATCGGGACCTCACAGGGGGGAAGGGGGTGCGGTGGGTGGCGGGGTCTGTATGTGGCGGGGCTTGTGCTGGGCGGGGCCCGCTGGGGCGGGGCAGGGCTTGTGCGGTGCGGGCTCGTGTCGCGGTGGGGCTTCTCGTGTTCCGGAGTCTCAGAGCAGCCCGACCGCTGTGTCCACCGCGGCCTCCACGCTGCCCTCGGCGGGGTAGAGCAGTGAGCGGCCGACGACCAGGCCCTGGACGGTGGGCAGGCGCAGGGCCTTGCGCCACTTCTCGTAGGCGCCCTCCTGATCCTTGCCCACTTCGCCGCCGAGAAGCACGGTCGGCAGGGTGGAGGTCTCCAGGACCTCGGCCATGGCGTCGGGGTCGTCGGTGACGGGCAGCTTCAGCCAGGTGTGGGCGGAGGTGCCGCCGAGCCCGGCCGCGATGGCGATGGAACGGGTGACGGCCTCGGCGCTCAGGTCGTTGCGTACCTTGCCGTCCACGCGCCGGGAGATGAACGGTTCGACGAACAGCGGCAGCCGGCGCGCCGCCATGTCGTCGACCGCCCGGGCCGTGGAGTACAGGGTCCGCAGGGAGCCGGGGTCGTCGTGGTCGACGCGCAGCAGTAGCT from Streptomyces sp. DSM 40750 includes these protein-coding regions:
- a CDS encoding Cgl0159 family (beta/alpha)8-fold protein; protein product: MTIRIPDLATVRARHPEAVAEAAARRTRRPLIGDHGRLMIVAADHPARGALRVGDRPLAMAGRADLLERLCAALDRPGVDGVLATADILEDLLLLGVLEGKIVMGSLNRGGLAGASFEMDDRFTGHRPADIERLRFDAGKLLLRVDHDDPGSLRTLYSTARAVDDMAARRLPLFVEPFISRRVDGKVRNDLSAEAVTRSIAIAAGLGGTSAHTWLKLPVTDDPDAMAEVLETSTLPTVLLGGEVGKDQEGAYEKWRKALRLPTVQGLVVGRSLLYPAEGSVEAAVDTAVGLL